The nucleotide sequence CAGGCGCACTCCGGTCTTGATCGGGGTCAGCGTGACCTCAGGGAAGTTCACCGACAGCTCAGTCGAGCCGTTCTCGGTGTAGTCCAGCAGCTTGCCGGCCACGAACTGCCCGATGTTCTCCTGCGCCTCGGCGGTCGAACCGCCCACATGCGGCGTGAGGATCACGTTGGGCAGGCCCTGCAGCGGGGACTCGAAGGCCTCGCCGGCGGCCTTGGGCTCCTCCGGGTAGACGTCGATCCCGGCCCCGGCGATGTGCCCGGAGGCCAGGGCGTCGTGCAGGGCGTCGATGTCGACCACGTGGCCGCGCGAGAGGTTCAGGAACAGGGTGCGCGGGCGCATCTTCTCGAACTCGGCGCGGCCGATGAGCTCCTTGTTGGAGCCGCGGCCGTCGACGTGCACGGAGATGCACTCGGCCTTCTCGAAGAGCTCGTCCAGGGTGGCGCACTTGCGGGCGTTGCCCATGGGCAGCTCGTCGCGGACGTCGTAGAAGTAGACGTGCATGCCGATCGCCTCGGCGAGCACCGAGAGCTGCTTGCCGATGTTGCCGTAGCCGATCAGGCCCAGGGTGCGGCCGCGGACCTCATGGGCTCCCTTGGCGGACTTGTTCCACAGCCCGGCGTGCATGTCCCGGTTCTTGTCGGTGAGGTGGCGGGCCAGGGCGATGATCTCGCTGATCGCCAGCTCCACGACCGAGCGGGTGTTGGAGTACGGGGCGTTGAAGCACGGGGTTGCGGTGTCCGAGGCGGCCTCCAGGTCGATCTGGTTCGTGCCGATGCAGAACGCTCCGACCGCCATGAGGTCGGGTCTGGCCTCGAACACGCGGCGGGTGACCTGGGTCTTGGAGCGGATGCCGAGCAGATCGACTCCCTCCAGAGCCTCGATCAGCTCGTCCTCGTCCAGGGCGCCGGCCCGGGTCTCGACCTCGACCCCGTGGCGGCGCAGGATGTCTTCGGCTTCGGTGTGGATGTTCTCCAGGAGCAGGGCTTTCACGCACCCGATCTTATCGACATGCGCGCGGGGGGCTGTTCAGGGCCGATCGCGCAGGTCGATCCCGAAGACGCGGCGCACCGCGGTGACCATGTGACGGCCGTGCCTGCTGGTCGACGGCGTGGAGGCGAAGGGCAGGAAGCGTCCCGGGTGCTCGGGGTGGGTGATCTTCCCGTGCGTGGGCCCGGAGGTCGTGACCTTGAAGCCGGCCGCTCGCAGCCGCTCGAGCAGATCCCGCTGGGTGGTGGGGTAGCGGGTCCCCTGCTTGCCCGACGCGCGCGGGGCCGAGCCCGGCTCCTCCGGCAGCGGCTGCTCGGGGCGCCGGGCCGTGGCCCAGCCGGAGCGGAAGATCCCCACCACGACGCCCTCGGCGCGGGTCACCTGGACGCACAGCTCGCCGCGCAGGAAGTGGTCCGTGCGGCCCAGGTCGACCGTCCAGACGTCGTCGGGGGCATCGACGGCCTCCTGCAGCTGCGCGAGCGTGGCCTCCCAGGCGCCCACCACATGGACCCGGTCCTCGGACAGGCGCACCCGCGAGCCGCGGG is from Kocuria palustris and encodes:
- the serA gene encoding phosphoglycerate dehydrogenase, which translates into the protein MKALLLENIHTEAEDILRRHGVEVETRAGALDEDELIEALEGVDLLGIRSKTQVTRRVFEARPDLMAVGAFCIGTNQIDLEAASDTATPCFNAPYSNTRSVVELAISEIIALARHLTDKNRDMHAGLWNKSAKGAHEVRGRTLGLIGYGNIGKQLSVLAEAIGMHVYFYDVRDELPMGNARKCATLDELFEKAECISVHVDGRGSNKELIGRAEFEKMRPRTLFLNLSRGHVVDIDALHDALASGHIAGAGIDVYPEEPKAAGEAFESPLQGLPNVILTPHVGGSTAEAQENIGQFVAGKLLDYTENGSTELSVNFPEVTLTPIKTGVRLLHVHENVPGVLSAVNSVFSQQQVNVDRQALVTQGATGYLVTDCSSGVTREVIDEILGLEATKRLATIQAD